Genomic window (Vicia villosa cultivar HV-30 ecotype Madison, WI unplaced genomic scaffold, Vvil1.0 ctg.001419F_1_1, whole genome shotgun sequence):
aaatgaGTGCGTTtgaagatgtatctccgaactCTAAGATTGGATTTTTCACCCAGAGTTTGTGAGAAGACATATGGGTGGGAAAAGAAATTCCCAAcacaaaaaatacaatttttatattttctcttcatATTAAAAAATGAGCCATAATTTACATTTCAACTatgttttgatcttcaataatgtatattaatgttattggatgtcaaaattaattttttaatataaaaaacgaataaagaaacttctaatattttaaaaaacaattttataaaatctatctttttaaagttaaaacaaacATCTCCTAAATTTtgtcttttaaataaaaatagaattgaAATGTGTATAAATATATGACTTCTTAAATattcatataaaatcattttaaaatatttatatgaacatttttaaaaaattgttttttatttgaaatatcaAGACGTtttgaatttaattttgaaaaatcaaataatgtCTAAAGTGTCTCTCTCTggaaaatatttaaaagtaatTACAAATAGTGGAGTGGAAAAGGGATAAGCCTTATCTCTCTTCTCTGTTCACAACGAATTCATTCCGAACCCTGAAGCGATAAAACAAACTGTCACGGTAAGAAACCGAGCGAGCGATAATGGCGAAGAAGGGAAAGAAGCAACTCATGTCTTCGGCGCCATGGAGAGGCGATGACGACACCGAACAGTTCCCTGATGCTAACCTCAAAGTCACCCGTCAACAGGATGATACTTCAACTATGCATGTTCCTCGCTCCAAATCCAGTAATCATAATCATGATGAggatttgattgaaattgatccCGAACTTCGTTACAGTTTCCAACGCAATTTTCAGGTCTTGTTTTGTTCTGTGTATTCAAAGTGTTTATTGTTGTTTTTAACGTGTTTGTTATGTTGTTGTGTGAAGGGaattcaaattagggtttgatATGATATTTGCTTGAaacttgaaaccctaatttttggtgttgttttttaGTGTCAAAAGTTTATAGAAATGAAATAATGCAGAAAATGATTAACGGACTATGAAACACGGACACCAAATCAGAAACATTATACAAGACATTGACACGTCAGCactgataataatttgaaaaaaagaataaattaaacCTGATACTGACACAGACACAGACAGATTTTTTTAAGAGGTGTCGGTGCTAAAAAGTTAACGGACTAGTATAGTTGTTCGCATCATAACCACGAATAAAGTTGAAACTTGCAACCCTTGTACGCTGGGAAACTTTAAATTACCGGTTGTAATGTCAATGCGGAGATGCTTAAAACTTCTCTGTTGCGGTTGGAGACGGTGGTTAAAAACTATGTTGCCAATAATTCAAATTGAATGCGGGTGGGTGTCTGACCTATGTGCGTCCGATACTGAAGTGATTATATTGAATCACTCTCattttctttaaattattattgtGTTTGTGTGTCAATGTTGTTTCTGTGTCTGTGTCCTTGCTGACTAGTGGGATGATGGGTTGATAGatttcatttgaatttgaataatacTATGTAGCTGATTAGTATCGTTAAGTAGTATCGACTAATCAATGAAATTTGGATCTGATTTATAACATTTTCAGTTCTGCTTCTTTCCAGGTTGTTATGTTATTTAGGTTCTGTGGCTATTTTTTTTGTCACAGGGGAATTTTAGTTAACTATAATTTGTAACTTGTAAGATTGATTTGGTTATGATTGATTTAAAAGCAGGGTAGTGAACACAAAAGATTTGGTCAAAATTAATGTTATTATGTTTTCACTTTAGAAATGTTTGATGCCAACACATATCATCAATTACCGATGATTGGTAGAGTAGTAAACAAAAAAgtcaattttatttgttttagtgaAACCAAGATTTGGAAACAAAATCCACTTTGGTTCAAACTAATTAATCATCTAGGTTTATATAATCAAAATGACATTTGACAGGGGGAAGTTATAATTGACATAGTGTTATCACTTACCAATCCTAGATAATAAGGCGTAGTGGCCAACCCCAAGAATACTGTAGGGGTGTACCAGATTGCGGAACAACTTTTACCTTGAAACTTTTACAGTTTTTATAGTTTTATATGCATAAAAATACCATTAGCTGTGACACACATGTGACATGGTGAAAAATAACAGCATGGATGAGACAGAATGAGCAAGAAGAAGAAGCTCAAACACTGCTCTGGTGTTTCATAATTTCAAAATTCTAATATACTCGAATGAAAAATCCCTTGAAGccttttttggaatttttagatcTCATTATGATAAATGATGCTACAACCTGCTATTTTGGCCCCTATAGTGGCTGCGACAGAAACTATTCTAGCCTACGACTGCTACACTAAACTGTTCCACTACTGCTTGTCCTCTAGGGGGTGCTATATTGCAGTATTGATAACACTGGTTTGTTGTTTGACTTCATACCTATTTGCACCATAAATTTATATTACACATACCCATTTTTTGTCTTTCCCTTCTGATGTTTCTGGATTAAAGTCTCTGTTATCATTTTCTTCTTAGTTCTTGTACTATTGATATGGCATCCGGTATTCTTCTCCATGTTTTGAATGTaatatgattatttttttttttttgtatttgcaGTTTATTCAGCGTGTTTTTAGCATTGACACTGTGGTGAAACCTCTCCCACCCGTCATGGCTTACAATGTCTCTCGCAACTTGAACTTCTTCACACGCATTTTCACTCAATTCTTTGGTATGTTGGATTCGGTGCACCTTGTTACACAGCTGATGattgtatataatataatataagatAATATAATATATAGAACCAAAATGTTGTTTTATGGATTACTATTAAGTTCttcttttaaaaatcaaaaacagAGGTCCAAATACCTAGGACTTGGAACATGTTACTCTTCCTCTCACAATCCCTCTAATTTTTGTATTACATAATCAAATACACAACTCATTTATCATGGCTTGAAGCAGTCTGCATAAAGCATCACCTCTCTTTAGTTCAATGAAAGTTTCTCAAACGGAGTTTTCTTTGAGAAATTAACGGGCCTGAAGCAAAACACAAGATTTAGAATGGGATGAAGTAGATTTCAATTTCACCGGGTCACATTCTATTCTgtcatattttaaataaatttagacAATGGCAATTAATATCAATTTTATTATATTCCTCTTTCAAGTGTTCTCTCCAGTAGTTTCTTAGCAGAACCGTGTAGTTCTTCAAGTCATCTATGTGCTAATCTTGATGCATGGATTGTTGTCTCATAAACAGTCAACACTTTCTCTTTCATTAATGTGGTCAAAAGTACTGGTGTTTTGTGCCTTCTCGTAGGATtagcatttttttttgttattttggcaAAACCAAGTTTTGTTATTTCTCTGATGCTCCCTTTGTGTTTTAAATAGGACAAATATTcaacaaatttttatattttccaTGTTATTGTTAATATTGTGTTTGTTACCTGCTGCACTGCAGATCCTGAAGGCATTGCAGCTGCCCAGAAATCCATGGGCATGGGACAGGAAGACAGAGATCGAAGAGTTCGTTGAAGATAATCGTGGAAggcatcataaaataaataaaagtaatatGTAAGAACTTTGAAGATGATATTGAATAATCACTTATGAGTAAATCTTTTCCTGATGTTTTATTAATCGCAGAATTATTTAGTTATACTGCATTATTTCAACTCTCCattactttgttttttttttcttccggGTTTACACTTACTTTCTAATTTGATTGTATAAATTTTGTTGGATAATTGGATAGTACTATTTGGTATAGGCTTCTCTGTATAGGAATTGTATTGTATTTTGAGTGTCACATTATGTTAATTTGTTCAACTCTCATTTTTTGCCTTCTCGATAATAGGTGATTTTGCATGGGTAGTAGAATGTGTGGTTGATATCTCTAGCAGACAATGAGCATGAAAGATTGTCTGTTTATGTGCATGAGGAAGTTGAGGCGTCCATCTATCAACAGTCATGTTTGATTGGATCACTTCTTAGTTATAGATTGTTATATTATGAAGGAGAGACAAATGtgtttcttaattattttctttatatatatatatatatatatatatatatatatatatatatatatatatatatatatatatatatatatatatatatatatatatatatatatattggttcaATCAAGCTTGTCAGTTGTCAACGACAAAATTGTTATAATTAAAaaacttttaagaaaactgaataCAGAGAGATAGAAGAGGCTGAGAATAtattgttttatctttgaaaatgatttatgtGACATTACATATATCACGAAGTGGTATTTATAGTGCTAGGATTTAACTACTATTGAATGTAATGATACATGCTACTATGCAAAGTTTGAAATTTTATGTATATAGTAGATATATGACTAGTTATTGATCGTAATCATCTACACTCTTTGCTTGTTTCATGAAGGGCAATTACTTCAGcatgatttgaaaatgatttatgtGACATTACATATATCACGGAGTGGTATTTATAGTGCTAGGATTTAACTACTATTGAATGTAATGATACATGCTACTATGCAAAGTTTGAAATTTTATGTATATAGTAGATATATGACTAGTTATTGATCATAATCATCTACACTCTTTGCTTGTTTCATGAAGGGCAATTACTTcagcatgatttgaagaagttgctaCAAGTGTTTGCTTTTGTAATCTCCATGATATTGCAGTGTTACCATGTGTAAATATATATTCAGTTTGTGATTTAGCATTATGTGGATCTGACAAATATCCTGCATCTGCATAACCAAGCAAAAATGGTTTTctattgttagaataaaataaaccaaGATCAGATGTACCAGATATCGAAATATATGTTTTATTCCTTTCCAATGTCTTTTTGTAGGGCATGAACTGAATCTTGCTAGTAAATTCACTACAAAGGATATATCGGGTCTTGTATAGTTAGCAAGGTATATGAgtgtaggggtgttcaaaaccaaaccaacccaatagaaaactacaaaccaaaccaaaccgaaaccgcaaaaaaccgcatttggtttagattagtttgggtcatcttttaacaaaaccgcacggttcggttcagtttgcggtttgtattttgtaaatcgaaccaaaccgaatcaaaccgcattatgttacaacctaacttttacttaactcacatccaacccaaacttaaatctattacaCTTTAACCTTataattacgaacaattttctcattcttacacatatgattttagtcccgatcttctcaaatctctaatagcattatcgcgccttctttgccacatacatcttccctcattttctataatctctactctcttatattctttctttttcaccttctcatttttatgcaaatgttccctatttcagtttcgtttttatcgcatatcttcttctctaatctctcaactctattgttttttctttttcacttcactaatctctcgtcttttctattttttttgtttcattctaataatttttatattgttttatactattatttttatgtttattattccacttttgtctaatttaattgttacatattaaatagaaagttgttgtcaaaatatgacgagttttgttgttatttgatagtgtatgaatgtctaaatacaaagttatgttgtcatcaatatgtatatgtatggttcaataaaatatttgtaaaaaaacgaaccaaaccacattagtttgatttggtttggttcggatttttttaaaagccaaccgaaccaaaccaaaccgcacgattttttttcttgcggttcggatgatttttttagtcaaaaccgcccaaaccgcaccgcgaacacccctacatGAGTGTCCTAATAACACTAAGGTATGACATTTCTGAGTTAAGATCCTCTTCGTTACTTTCCTTAGGCCTAAAAGGATCCTTTTCAATATTAAGTGTTCTACCCATCATTGGACTACTCAAAGGATTTTCCTTGTTGATGTTGAATCTTTTCAATACCCTTTATGTATAATTTGATTGATGTACTAATATACAATTTTTAGTATACTCAATTTGTAAACCAAGGCAAAATCTGGTTTTTCCCAGatctttcatttcaaattctttctttaaataattcattgcttctttgatttctttattAGTCCCAAAGATatttaaatcatcaacataaacaacaattatTACAAATCCggatattatttttcttataaagaaaCAAGGACAAATAGGATTATTCTCATAGCCTTCTTTAAGTAAATATTCACTTAGTCTATTGTACCACATGCGTCCGGGTTGTTTTAACCCATACAATGATCTCTGCAACTTAATTGCATACATTTCTCTAGGTTTTGATGTCTCAGGCATTTTAAATGTTTATGGAATTTTCATGTATATATCAGTATCAAGTGATCCATACAAATAAATAGTAATAACATCCATAAGATAAATATCAAGATTGTTAAATACTGATAAACCTATTAAATAACGAAAAGTAATGGCATCCATAACAGGAGAATATGTTACCTCATAATCAATTCCCGATCTTTGGTAAAAACCTTGTGCAACGAGACGGGCTTTGTATTTGacaatctcatttttctcatttcgtTTTCTTATAAAAACCCATTTATACTTGACCGGTTTCACATCTTTCGGTATAGCCTAAATAGGGCCAAATACTTTTcaatttttaagggaatttaactCAACATCTATTGCATTCTTCCAATATTTTCAATCATGTGTACTTTGACATTCACTCATAGTTCTTGGCTCTGGATCATCATTTTCATTAATAATTTCACATGCAATGGAGAATGAAAATATTTCATCTATATTCATACCTTTTCGGTTTCATAAAATTCCTGTATCAACATAGTTAATTAAAATCTCGAGATCATTCTTATTTTCAGTTTCATTACCAATGATCTCATTTTCATCATTTTGTGCTTCTTCGAGAGCACGCTTTTCAATTGTAGATTTATCATTATCTAGTGTCTTTTCAAGATCACTTTAAATCAAATTCACCTTTtctattccctttctttttcgggGATTTTTGTCTTTTGATCCCATAGGTCGGCCATGCTTCAAGTGTGCATTGGATGTACTTGCTACATTATTTTGACTTGAAATCTCAATCATAGCTGGGACATTTATAGCTGGTACATGTGactttgttactcttttcaaatcagtAAATGAATATGGCAATTGATTTGCTAAATCTTGTAAGTGgactattttctttatattttcttcCCACGATCTATTATATGGGTCCAAATGTAATAAATGAGGTATATATCATGTTATGTCACTTTCTACTTTTTTATTCTCTCCCCCTAGAGTTGGAAATATTGTTTCATCAAAATGACAATCAGGAAATCTTGCCTGAAAAACATCACCTGTTAAAGGTTCAAGATATCTAATAATAGATGGTGATTCATACCCCACATATGTACCTAACCTCCTTTGAGGTCCAATCTTTGTTCTTTGTGGTGGTGATATTGGGACATATACTACACAGTCAAATATCTTTAAATGAGAAATATTTGGTTCCTTACCAATTGCAAGTTGATGAGGGGTATGTTTATGACCAGCACTTGGCCTTAGACGGATGAGTGATGCAGCATGTAAAATTGCATGACCCCAAATA
Coding sequences:
- the LOC131635057 gene encoding uncharacterized protein LOC131635057, which encodes MAKKGKKQLMSSAPWRGDDDTEQFPDANLKVTRQQDDTSTMHVPRSKSSNHNHDEDLIEIDPELRYSFQRNFQFIQRVFSIDTVVKPLPPVMAYNVSRNLNFFTRIFTQFFDPEGIAAAQKSMGMGQEDRDRRVR